A window of Sorex araneus isolate mSorAra2 chromosome 3, mSorAra2.pri, whole genome shotgun sequence genomic DNA:
CCGTCTCCCCAGGTCACTGCCAGCTTCAGGGGATTATTTATACTCTAGGGAGCAGTGGGCAAGGAGGTTCTGGTTACCAGGAGGAGGTGGGGACGccctccccagtgctccccaGAATCCACTAATGCCTTCAGGAGTCTCTTTTTGCCCGCAAGTTACCCCGCCTTGGCGCTGCTCTCAGCTGTGGCTAGGACCCCAGGCCAGGCTTCCCCGTAAGTTTCATGTGCTTTTGGGAGGAAAGGGGTCCTGGAGGTGGGACGCCAGCAAGCACGAAGGGCGTAAGGCTTCCTCCGACAGACTTATTAATAGGGCTGCAGGCAGCTGACGCCTGGCAGGACctcgggagggggggaggggtcaggaaTATGGGGAGTCGTGTCCATGTGGGGAAGGCTTGGCCAGCTGAGAATGAGCGGAGCTGAAGGACAGCACTGGGACAGGCCACCTGGCTGGAGGGAAGGCTCGCCCAGCACCTGCTGTGGTTTATTTATGAATTGAGTGGGGGATAGTGTCAGTCCAAGGGAGGGCCAGGGGGCTCCTCCTCATCAGAGTCAAACTCAACATTCGCATCTTTGACCCATCGGCCTTGTCCATCTGGGATCCATCCAGAGCTGGAAATAACAGAGGAAAAAGAACTGGCAGTCAGGGGATAAAAGGTCAttgtgggctgggggctggagcgatagcacagcgggtagggcatttgccttgcacgcggccgacccgggttcgaatcccagcatcccatatggttccctgagcactgccaggagtaattcctgagtgtagagccaggagtaacccctgtgcattgccgggtgtgacccaaaaaagcaaaaaaataaaaaaaaaaggtcattgtgggggctgcagtgatagcacagcgaatagggtgtgtgccttgcatgtggccaactgggttcgattcccagcatcccatagggtaccccgagcactgccaggagtaattcctgagtgcaaagccaggagtaacccctgtgcattgccaggtgtgacccactccccccaaaaaaaaggccaTTGTGAAGGTTTGTAAACGGGTGTGCCGTGTGCCAGAGAGAAGCACCACAGAGGAAATGGTTCCCAGACTCACCTTCGTAGGTGGAGGTAGTGGTCCAGAGTGcgtctcctggtggggctcagaggggtaggggtagggccgGTGTCGGGCTCCTGGGCTGGTCTGGCTTCCTTGTCTATCCCACTCTGGAGCTCAAGCACCGGGAGTGGTAGAGAGCCCTGGGGGGCGGAGAGTCGGGGGGCTTCTGGTCTgggtacagaggaatcaaaagcTGTAAGGAGGGGcgagagcagtagcacagtggggagagcgctcaccttgcacacggctgacctgggttcaatccttggcaccctatatgaccCCCCCACaatcaccagcagtgatccctgaagtacaggagtaagtcctgcacaCGGCTGGGCGTGCACCTCCCAAAGCCGTAAAGAGGTGTGAAATAGGAGGCAGCTCTCTGACTCCCGATGCCTACAGCGGCTCCTCCAGTCCGTTTAAGTGCTCCTCAGAACAAGGGTTTCAGGGGCCAGATGTGCTTGTTCTGCATGCATGTGGCTCTGCTCTGTCCCAGGATTCTGCCTAACTGCTGATAGATTAGGAATCACCAGGATggagctggagtgagagcactgtggggagagtgcttgccttgcacgtggctgacccaggttcaatccctggtactccatatggtcctttgagcaccaccaggagtgatccttgagtgtagagccaggaggaagcctaaGCACCAAGGGTATGACCTCCCCAACACCCCGAACCCCCAAAAAAGATCCCAGGAATGGGGTTCAGagagtgggtagtgtgcttgccttgcacagttgacccagatctgatccccggcatcaaatatggtcccccaagctccaccaggagtaatccctgagtgcagagccaggagtaaaccctgaacactgccaggtgtggcccaaaaacaaaaaagaaagaaagaaaacaatcacCAGGAATGTTCCAGACCCTAAAGCACTATTTGCAAGGTcctcacaaaaaaataattttcaacccCTGGAATCAAAAATTTTGGTGAATCAAGTACATTTTGGAAAGTttagataaaactttttttaaattttgggtcaggGATGTAGCCCAGAGGCAGAAttcatgccttgcatatatgacgTTCAGTGGTCAATCCCCAGACATACCCCCTCCCGCCAAACACAAAATGTTTTCAAGCTTGGGGCTGAGACAATGCCTTAGAGGCAGAGGACACGTCTTAATTTATCCTTTAGTGCTGTGTTCAATCCCCTCCAgcactagaaagaaaaaaaatgaaaaaaattattaatttatttttgctttttgggtcacaccaggcgatgcacaggaattactcctggcggtgctcaagggactatacgggatgctgggaatcgaacccgggtcggccgcatgcaaggcaaatgccctacccgctgtgctattgctccagcctcaattatttattttttgtttatgggccataactgatggtgctcagggcttactcctggctttgtgctcaggaatcaatcctggtggtctTAGGGGACTCTGTGGGGTACAGATTGAGCCTGccatactatttctcctgccctgaaaaaaatgtttaagttttttttttggggggtcacacctggcgatgctcaggggaccatatgggatgctgggaatcaaacccgggttgaccgagtgcaagacaaatgccctacccgctgtgctattgctccagccccaaaaatgtttaagttttttaaaaaaaaaatttttaatgtgggggagcagtagtacagtgggtaggtgtttgccttgcatgtggctgacttgcattcaattcccagcaccatgtatggtcccataagccacaccaggagtgatccctgattgcagagccaggaataagtcccgagAACAGTTGGATGTTaccccaaaaggggaaaaaaaatctttttttcactTGCTGTTCAAGACCGTGTTCTTCCATATCTCAGTTGcttgtctctttgtttcttctccatttccattctggagaaggccgtgttctctcttaaacacacacttctccctttatctcccctcacatctttctaaatgagattcaataaaaactattttgcttcaccaaaaaagaatttctgagcAGCCAATGAAGCTGACTGCTCGCTGCCTCCCAGCTATTGTGCCTGGTTGCAGGCAGCCTCTGGACAGTGTCCGCATCCTGGGGCTTGTCTGGGCTGCTCTAAGGGACCTTGCCATTCTTAGCAGTGGTCTTTCCTCTCTGGTCTCTGCTGGACCCAATCTCAGGTCCAAATAGGTCTGCGGGCGCCTTTGGACAGCCTCACGGCATGCTAGCTGGGGGCCACGCCAACCTGGCCCTCGTTCCATCTGCATCACCGCAGGACCAGGTAACTGCAGCTCTGCGCCAGGACAGGTCCAAGTACCGGGGAGAGGTGGGTCTGCTCTGAGAGGGGCTGAACTGAGGGTGATGGGGATGAATCTGAAACTTGAGAGATGAAATTTGAGGGATGAAAAGCGGTTTATCCCAGATGGCTGTGGGTCAAAGATACCGAGTCATTCATGGAGTCAGACACCTCTGACACAGGACAGATGGTCTCTGCAGTCTTGAGCGCCTCAGAGCTGCTCCAACTCCCTGTCCAGCCCTGACCAGCTCCAGTCCTcaacccccatcccaccacacCGTCACTAGACTGGTTTTTCTTTCCAAGGGGGAGGATGGACaatacacatggcagtgctcagagttgattcctggctctacattcatgAATTACTCCCACGGGCTTGGGGCACCACATGGAATggtgaggaccaaacccaggtcacctatgtgcaaggcaaatactctacacACATACTATCGCTTCAACCCCATTCTTCTTTTGCTTTGAGGCTacatctgggagtgctcagggcctactcttagctgtgtgctcaggaatcactcctggcagtgtttgtgggacTGTAGggagtgccaaagattgaacccaggtcagccatgtggaaggcaagtgccctacccacgctGCACAACTGCTCCAGTCCTAATAAATCCTGcttcttaacaacaacaaaaacagacctCACAgatagagctggagagacaatacaggaggtaaggttcttgctttgcctGCAGTGATTACTCCAACACCTCGGAGTCACCCCAGATCATCTCCTGCACccctggagtcactcctgagtactgccaggagtgacccaacaccatccccaccaccaaaaaaatatatgtttctgTAGAGacctaaaatatagaaatattactACTCAAGTAACACTGCAAAGCGCTCTCAGACCTTTTCTTCAAGACTACAAAACTCTTTTTCCTGAAATATCAGGTAACATCTCTAGAAGCCTTGGACGCATCAGAATACAATTTGGGAGCCATGCTTCTCCTGCCTGCCAGGTTCCAGCGTTCCCAGGCTATACACCTGTTCTTTCTGCGGCAGCAGCTATTGTAGTGGGGAGCTCTGTGCAGCGCCTTCTGAGTGATAAGTCGGGTCTGGGCTAACAGAGGAGCCTGGAAGAGAACAAGAGACAGTGATAGCGCAGcccaagagagaaagaagcaaagtcCTTCCAGGCTGAAGGTGCAGATTCTGCTGAATACCGCTGCAGCTACCTCGGCTTTGCTCTCTTCCTTCCCGGCTTCCTCCTGCTGTCTGGGATTCTGCTCCAGTCCCTTCCCTGGCTGCTTCGTGCCATAGAAGCGCTGCAGGCCTGCAGAGAAAGGAAAACGGAAAGGCAGAGCACCAAGGACGGTCTCCAAAGATTTGGAGGGGTTATCCCCTGCACTCCCCTCTCCCCGAACTTACTAGACAGATGTTTTTTCCCTGCACGATGGGCGGTAAGCATAGCCAGGGTGTCCAATACAGGTCGGTGGGCACAGATGGCACAAGCAAAGCTGAAGAGCAGAGAAGTTCACTGGTGCCTGGGGAAGGTCCCACCCGTCCTTTCCGAAGCCCAACGCCCGAATATCCAGTTTCCACCACCTACATCCTCCATCCCCACCTGGATCTCCCTACACCCGGTTCTTCTTAAGAAGAAAACTCAACCCGCAGCATCTCGGgcgtgctccagccctgaccctcaCCGTCCATCCCGCAGCATCAGCGCCTCATCTTCCGGGATGTAACTGGCCAGCAGGTCACCGACTCTTCGTTTCTGAAGGTGTTAGAGGGAGAAGCCCGTGGGGATCAGCCTCAAAAAAGGGAGAGGCAGAAGGCAAGTGACAGAGAGAGGGCTCGGAAGAGATATGGGCCCGGGGAGGAACCCAGATCGCACGGCAAAGGGGCCAAGCTGCCCGGCTctgtctcccagctctctcccggCACTCCGCGctgttgccaggagtgatccccgagcaacAAAAGGGCCCGTTTCCCGCCTGCGGAAAGCAGCTCGAGTGGCTTCAAACGCTCTCCTTCAGCCCTTACTTTGAGCACATTGAGTTGACTCCAATCATCCCCTTCTCGCTTGAAAGACATCACGTCGGTGATTTCCAGAAAAGATTCTAGGCCGCCTCCTGTGCCACTCCGTCCGGGCCACCGTACCAGGAGTGGGCGTGCCCTTCCGGTCTCCTCCGGAAATGCGGTGCACGCATGCGCcacgcccgcgcccccgcctccAGCCCGCCGCGGGTACTGCGTTTCCCGCAGTGCCCCGCGGCTTCCGGGGCCCGCGGGACTGTGGGAAATGAAGTGTCTCTTGGAGAGGCGCGGCAGGGCCGGGCGCGGGTGGGTAGTCCGTCGGGGGCGACAGCGGTCTGGACGTGCGGTCCTGGCAGAAGAGTGATCGGCCTGGTGCGGCCGCCGCGGGGCAAGCGGACTGAAGGCTCGGGCGGTGCTCCCGAGCGCCCACCCGGCGCCGGCCTGACCTGTCCGGCCCTCGGGGACCGGCCCGGCCGCGCGGGGCAGACGAGGGGGCGGCCGGCTCCTCTACCCGCGCAGGCGGAGCCGGCGTCTGAAGCCAGTGTGGCCAGCGGGGGTCCCGAGACGCGGGGCGGAGCTGAAGTCCCCGGGGTCGGGGAGACCCGAGGGTGCCGGCGAGGGCGCCCGCAGGACCCGCTGGGCAGGGCCGCCCGACGTCCATGGCGTCCCCGTCCAGGCAGGCCCCGGCCGGCGTCCCCGCGCTGCTGGGCGGGGGCCGCGCGCGCTCCTACGGGAGCCTGGTCCGCGCCGCCTGCTCTCCGGTGCGGGAGCGGCGCCTGGAGCACCCGCTGGCGCCCGGGGACACGCTGGCCGGGCTGGCGCTCCGCTACGGGGTGACGGTGAGTGCGCGGGCGCGGGGCTCTGCCGGGGCGCAGAGGCACGGGCTGATCCGGGACGTGAACACCTTCGCCCGCTTGGTGCCCGTAAAGGTGCAGTTCTTGGCCACCTTTTCCTGACCTGGGCCTGGATGTGACAGGTCAGGTAGCTGAAGTGTTGGAATGGGGATGCCAAAGGTCCTCGCCGCGGGAGAGTGAGAggacaacggggagggcgttggccaggcacgcagccaaccaggtttcgGGTTCGTTCTCTGATATCCCGAAAggtcccctgcacacagccaagagtcatttctgagtaTTGCCGCTGTCGCCCCAAGCAAACCGATGTCAACAGGATGCAAGGGAGCGCCTTAACCTCTTAACTACTTTTTGACCCCTCAACtatttatttagaaggtcttgcATACTTCTAAGCACAGAAGCTTCATAGatcttgttttcctttctttactaCGTGCTTTTGTGTTTTCTGGGTCTTACCTGCCAGTACTgaagctcactcctggtgggactggggacCTATGGGATGTCCAGGATCAAGCCATTGTGTGCAagttattatctctctggtctagttttgttgttgttttgtttgtttttaatttggaagccacacctggcgatgctcagagcttactcctggctctgcactcaggaatcctcctggcagtgctcaggggactatatgggatgctggggattaaacaagATCAGCCTTGTgctagacaagtgccctccccattgtactatctgtctggcccctcatttttcctttttcttctgttgtgtgtttatgtgtgaacTAAAGCCCACTAAAGCTGTGACCTAAAAGCAATTAGCTATTGTTATTGACTCATtagctattattatttattcattaccTGTCataattcttccctttttttaaCATGGGTGGTGAGTGAGGTGGTTGGGCCAGGCTCACTGGTGCTCAGGCTATTCCTGAGTTTGAATTTGGCATCACCCTACCTTTTCCCTGAGAGCCATCCTGTGTTGCTGGGCCTGGAGGCCTTACCTGTTCTGTGACTCTGGCACCTAGCTCATGTTCTTTAGGAAACCTTATGAGCTAGATAGAACTATTCCCTTTGTCgtgttgttttggagtcacacccagtggtgctcagggttactctagCTCAGTAGTAGGTGTCACCCCCAACTATGTTGAGCCCACTGGtctgctgagattcaaacccagggcttcacacatacaaCCCACTAAGCCACATCCAATGCCCCTCACTGTTTTCTTCCAAAGATAAGGAAATGGGTGTGGGAACGATAGTActgtggtagagcatttgccttgtacacaggcctgagcactactgggtgtggccaaaaaccaaaaacaattcaAAGATAAGAAAGTAAAAAGTGAGGAAGCTACCTTATTTCACTGCATAACCAACACGCcctctttttaaataatatcagCACAGTTAGTGGAAAAAGCTTCACATAATGGTCACATCCAATTTTTttgcaaaaaagaaatttgacaacagcaggtagggtgcttgccttgtacatggccgacccaagttccatcccaggcacctcatatggtttcccaagcccaccaggagtgatccttgagcacagagccaggagtgaaagcCCTGTATACTGccaggggtgtggcccccaattaaatgtaaacaaaaatatttttggcatAAAATCTGTGATAATTAGTGAGATATAGTACTTTGTCATAAACCTCACAGCTACTGTAGGACTGGAATTTGGACCAGATTGTTTCATTGGAAAACCCTCACATATGGGGCCagtgcgatagtacagtgggaaggcttATGCCctgtatgtagccaacccaggttccatccccagaaccccatagtgtccccaagcctgctaggagtaagccctgaacacagcctggtTTGGCCCAATACCAGGGTGAGGGGGGGTGGAATAAAGGAGTTAAAAGGGCCAGAATTCCAGCCTGAGCTTTGTCCAGGACGTGCTAGGTAATCTCAGGGAAGTCATTAACCTCTCTGGGTTCCACTTTGGACCCACACCTGGTGTTACTTGTTGGGGGCGACTCCTGGCATCATGCCAtgtacaggagtcactcctggtgatatttgggAGAATGTAATTTTGGGATCAAATTGGGTGCTTTGTGCAATGTCTGGTATATGCTTCAGCTTTTCAAGCTCACTACCCAGTGCATGTTTTTCTGGTTGGTTAAGAGTACCTTAAATGTTTGTAGCTGTTGTTCACACAGATAAAATcttggccgggggtgggggcgatcAGTTTGGATCACACTGGGCagtacttaaggcttactccggctctttgctcagggatcactcctggcggtgttcaggggaccgtgtgtggtgcaagggatcaaactggaattggCAGTATGGAAGGCAAGGACCTTAGCATGTActattgataaaattattttccttcaacAGTAGTTggatttttggggttttttttatcttgtttgattttggtttttggctttttgggtcacacccggtgatgcttaagggctgctactggctctgcactcaggaattactcctggtggtgctagggggaccatttgggatgccggggattgaacccgggtcagctatgtgcaagtctTAATGCCCTActgatgtactatttctccggccctgAATGGTAGTTTGGTGAGAGGCTCCCTTCAGTGCTCACTTGGCCcgagggccacacctagccatgTCCAGTCCAGTGGTTGGTATTCCTGTGTGGCAGTGCGGGCAGCCACCAAGACTaacctggtggggctgggcgggggcgtgGGGCCATGCAGACTTGGACTTTGCCTGTGTCCAGCCCTTTGGAATGTACCCCATGCCCCTTTCAAGcacagagagggctggagagagcacaacaTTGAGAACCAATGGCATGCTCCAACCCCCTCGCCCCAAGAATGGAAAGCCCCAAAGTACAAAAACGACTGAGAAGTAAAATAGGGACAATTTCATCCTTGGTTGACCTAGGATTAGGTAAAActatatcacttttttttaacttgtttgttGCATGGGGATGACAGCTTGGGGCCTTGAGCATCTGGACTGCTGGGCTGTTGCCAGCTCCTGCGCAGCACGTTAAGAGGCTACAGCGGCTGGAGAGTAGGGGTCACTGTCTGCCAGCAGAGAGGGTGgtcgctttgcatgtggcctgtCAGCCCTCAGGGTTAcccaggcccctccaggagtgatcccttgtatgccctgagtactgccagatgtgagccccaaaccaaaaaaatatataaataaatgactgCACACAGGGCTGCATGGGGTGAGCAtgtgctttttgagtcacacccagcgattatcaggggttactcctggctctgcactcaggaattactcctggcggtgctcaggggaccataggtgatgctgggaattgaacccgggtcagctgcatgcaaggcaaacgccctacttgctgtgctaccgctccagcctctgAGCATGTGCACTACATgtcagaggcctgggttcaatccttgacaccatgtgatctcctgagtaccaagccaggaatagcccctgaataccaccatgtgtggtcccaaaagaagCCCCCAAAAAAGGCTGTACAAATATAAAATGGGGATGCAATTGGATGATAAAACTGATGGTTTATTGCTGTTACTAATTCcggtggctttttttttaaagatggaacAGATTAAGCGTGCAAACCGCCTTTATACTAATGACTCCATCTTCCTGAAGAAAACCCTCTACATCCCCATCCAGACAGAGCCCAGGGACATCTTCAAGGGGTTGGATTCTGATGACGAGAAGGATGGAGAAGAGGGCCAGTCAAGCAAGGAGGATGTTTGGCCGCACTCAGCAGAGAGGACAAAGACAGAGCGAGGTTTGGGCAGTGCTGGTGGAGCTGCCACAGGCCAGGAGCCTGGCCCGGATCTCTCGGCCTCTGACTTCCTCAAGAAGCTGGACTCCCAGATCCGCCTATCCAAGCAGGCTGCTGCCCAGAAGCTACAGGGTGGGGATATCAGGTAAGCCCACTGTGGTCTTTCTAGACTGTCTGTGGCAGGCCTCTGCCTTCATCCCCCCAGCCTGGCCTGACACACTCAGGGCACCCCATTGACTGAGGCCCGGGGACATCAGGACAAAAGCTGGTGCTGGGcgggggagtggtggtggtgcCTCCTGGGATGGGCCATCCGGTCCAAGCAGCCAGCCCAGTGTTAATGGGACCAGCTTCCTGGGCATCTCTGCCCCACTGCTTCCCTTGGAACTGATCCCCTGTATCCCCCACAGGACACTTACAGCAGATGCAGGACACTTACAGCAGCCCCCGAGCTCCCCCCGGATGCAGCAGCATGCTGTGCTTGGGCCTGTACCACTGACCCGGACCTCTCGCACCCGAACACTGCGGGACCAGGAGGATGAGATCTTCAAACTCTGACACAGTGGCCCCTGCAGAAGTGCCACATGGAAGCAGCTGCTGCTGGGAACAGACTGCCTGAGGCTGAGGATGTGGTTCCTCACCACTGCCGCCGCCTGGCCCTTCTGGGTCCTGGTGCAAGGCTAGTGGCCAGATGGACCCTCCTAGGCTCTCCTGAGGGCAGCGCTGCCCTCTAGATCAGGTGCTCTGGATGTCCCGGCCCACCGCTTGGCCTTAGAGCAGGGAGGCAGGAGCCCCTTTCCCCAGCCCAGTCTGCCCACTTCCTGCCCATCCCCAGTTTTGtaatcttatttatttggtgCTATGTTGAAGTCCTATTTATTTGCTCTCTCTTACTCTTTTCCCTCTTCACTGACAGTTGGGACTTCTATAGGCCTCAGGTCCAGGTGTCCCAGGAATTGAGGGTAGGCTGCGTCCCTACCTACTTAGCCAGGTTCAGGATTAGAAGGAGCTAGGTGTGGTCAGCAGAGAACATGGATGGGGGCTAAGGCAGggtgcagcctctctttaccagTTCATTTTCTGCATAACTCTTGGGCTAACCGAGCAGAGCGGAAGCTCCGGCAGGCTCCGGGCCACCCCCAACCCGGCCTCTGCTGGggagctcagggccagagcagctcTGCTGTGGAGTTGGCAGAGGATGGAAGTGAGTCTGGGGGGCTCTGTTAGGCCACCCAGGCCCATCCGTCTGGGGCTGGTTGCTCACTACATTATTTGCTGCTCCTAGCCCAAATTTTCCCACCAGGTTCTTGGCATTTTCTTAAATGACAGTAGGCGAGGATGGGTGACAGGGGAGCTCAGCAGCCTTCCTCTGTCCTGTGGCCATCACAGGTCGGAAAGGCTGGAGAGATTAAACAGTGAGCCCTCGGCACGTTTCCGTGGTTTTATTTCTCCCAGGATCGTCTCCCTGTTCGCGTCTGCCCTCTGCTCTGGAACGGAGCCCACAAGGGTCACTTGGGGTCCCTCCTCTGTCTTTAGTGTCCCCAGGAGACTTCTCTGAGCACTCGACTTGGTCCCCAGCtcctgagggggcagggggcttccTTGTTGCCAAAAATGTCCTCCAGGGGGCAACTAGAGATGgaagtttcacttcgtttttgTTGGCAGCTATGTTTGGGGGCAGGCCCCGCTGGTGGGGACTGCTGTCTCGCCTGCCGGCCCTCAGAGCTTCCCCTCTTCCAGCAGCTTCCGGAGCCCGGCACAGATCTTGTCCAGGTGCTGCTTGAAGCCCGGCCCGTAGAGGGCGGCCAGCAGGCCAGCGTCGGAGAAGTGGTCAAACACGTGGCGGATGCGTGTGTGGGACTTGGGCGTGAGGTGGCTGGCCACCAGCTCCAGCAGCGTGTCCCGGCACTCAGCCAGCAGCCCGGCCAGCACAGCCGCCTCAAAGGTGAACGCCACCTCGCCGAAGCTCAGGGCTGTCATGGCACCCTGCCGCAACTTCTGGCGGAAACGGTTGGCCACTGCCAGCTCACCGGGGCTGAAGCAGCCACTGCGGTGCAGCACGGCCACTTTGACAGCCACCTTGATGAGGTCTTTGATGACGCGCTGGGCCTGGGTCCGGCTCTGCGTGTACTCCCTGGACACACGGTAGAGCTCGTCCAGCACCTCACTGCTCGTCTCGTCCAGGAACAGATGAGCCGCTGACCGGCCAGCCATCTTGCTCAGGACCTTCTTCTCTGCCTGCAGGGCCAGGCTCTTGGAGCTGAAGGGCTCCATGGCGCCTGGGGAAGCGGAAAACACGTGTCGAGTCACAGGCTTCCTTGGAAAGAGAAATGGctttttcctttctgtctccTCTTGGGTTCTCTAGCTCATCATTTAGGGTTTGttgtctcctccccacccccggccttGTTCCTTTTTTCTCTGCCTTTAGGAGCAGAGAAAACCTTGGCTTCCAAAACACGCCAGAGCCAttatacagcaggcagggctcttgctttgcatgtggccagcctgggctcagttgcggcactccatatgatcctctgCACGCACAGCCagcactaagccctgagcactgctgagtgtggcccaaataaagcaggaaaaacaaaaaaaacaggccAGAGAGCAGGATTGGCTTTGGCCAGAGAAAT
This region includes:
- the LYSMD1 gene encoding lysM and putative peptidoglycan-binding domain-containing protein 1 isoform X2 — its product is MASPSRQAPAGVPALLGGGRARSYGSLVRAACSPVRERRLEHPLAPGDTLAGLALRYGVTMEQIKRANRLYTNDSIFLKKTLYIPIQTEPRDIFKGLDSDDEKDGEEGQSSKEDVWPHSAERTKTERGLGSAGGAATGQEPGPDLSASDFLKKLDSQIRLSKQAAAQKLQGGDISRCRTLTAAPELPPDAAACCAWACTTDPDLSHPNTAGPGG
- the SCNM1 gene encoding sodium channel modifier 1 isoform X1 — protein: MSFKREGDDWSQLNVLKKRRVGDLLASYIPEDEALMLRDGRFACAICAHRPVLDTLAMLTAHRAGKKHLSSLQRFYGTKQPGKGLEQNPRQQEEAGKEESKAEAPLLAQTRLITQKALHRAPHYNSCCRRKNRPEAPRLSAPQGSLPLPVLELQSGIDKEARPAQEPDTGPTPTPLSPTRRRTLDHYLHLRSSGWIPDGQGRWVKDANVEFDSDEEEPPGPPLD
- the SCNM1 gene encoding sodium channel modifier 1 isoform X2 is translated as MLRDGRFACAICAHRPVLDTLAMLTAHRAGKKHLSSLQRFYGTKQPGKGLEQNPRQQEEAGKEESKAEAPLLAQTRLITQKALHRAPHYNSCCRRKNRPEAPRLSAPQGSLPLPVLELQSGIDKEARPAQEPDTGPTPTPLSPTRRRTLDHYLHLRSSGWIPDGQGRWVKDANVEFDSDEEEPPGPPLD
- the TNFAIP8L2 gene encoding tumor necrosis factor alpha-induced protein 8-like protein 2 encodes the protein MEPFSSKSLALQAEKKVLSKMAGRSAAHLFLDETSSEVLDELYRVSREYTQSRTQAQRVIKDLIKVAVKVAVLHRSGCFSPGELAVANRFRQKLRQGAMTALSFGEVAFTFEAAVLAGLLAECRDTLLELVASHLTPKSHTRIRHVFDHFSDAGLLAALYGPGFKQHLDKICAGLRKLLEEGKL
- the LYSMD1 gene encoding lysM and putative peptidoglycan-binding domain-containing protein 1 isoform X1; this encodes MASPSRQAPAGVPALLGGGRARSYGSLVRAACSPVRERRLEHPLAPGDTLAGLALRYGVTMEQIKRANRLYTNDSIFLKKTLYIPIQTEPRDIFKGLDSDDEKDGEEGQSSKEDVWPHSAERTKTERGLGSAGGAATGQEPGPDLSASDFLKKLDSQIRLSKQAAAQKLQGGDIRTLTADAGHLQQPPSSPRMQQHAVLGPVPLTRTSRTRTLRDQEDEIFKL